The proteins below are encoded in one region of Thioalkalivibrio sp. K90mix:
- the queE gene encoding 7-carboxy-7-deazaguanine synthase QueE: MTEIPVRATRAPTRGDSGGATQVRITEMFVSLQGEAADSGWPTAFVRLTGCPLRCRWCDSAYAFEGGEARALDSILAWVGQTGVRHVCVTGGEPLAQPGCRELLARLCDDGYRVSLETSGALDIGGLDARVTVVMDWKAPGSGEQDRNLEANIAHLAAGDQLKFVLANRADFDWACAELGRLDLAPGVEVLFSPVFGELAPRELADWIVAERLAVRFQLQLHKLLWGDQPGR, from the coding sequence ATGACCGAGATCCCCGTGCGCGCAACGCGCGCACCGACCAGGGGCGATTCGGGAGGGGCGACCCAAGTCCGCATCACCGAGATGTTCGTTTCGCTGCAGGGCGAGGCGGCGGATTCCGGCTGGCCGACCGCGTTTGTGCGGCTGACCGGGTGCCCGCTGCGTTGCCGCTGGTGCGACAGTGCTTACGCCTTCGAGGGTGGCGAGGCGCGCGCGCTGGACTCGATTCTCGCATGGGTCGGCCAGACGGGTGTGCGCCATGTCTGTGTCACGGGTGGGGAGCCACTGGCCCAGCCCGGTTGTCGCGAGCTGCTGGCGCGGCTGTGTGATGACGGCTACCGGGTGTCGCTGGAAACCAGCGGCGCTCTCGACATTGGCGGGCTCGATGCGCGCGTTACGGTCGTGATGGACTGGAAGGCGCCGGGTTCCGGCGAGCAGGACCGCAACCTGGAAGCCAATATCGCCCATCTGGCGGCCGGCGATCAGTTGAAGTTCGTACTCGCCAACCGGGCGGACTTCGACTGGGCATGCGCCGAACTCGGCCGCCTGGATCTCGCGCCCGGGGTCGAGGTCCTGTTCTCGCCGGTATTCGGTGAGCTCGCCCCGCGCGAGCTGGCCGACTGGATCGTCGCCGAACGACTAGCCGTGCGGTTTCAGCTTCAGCTCCACAAGCTCCTGTGGGGCGACCAGCCGGGGCGTTAG
- the ybgC gene encoding tol-pal system-associated acyl-CoA thioesterase, giving the protein MTDSDAPFEWPVRVYYEDTDAGGVVYHANYLKFMERARTEWLRALGFEQDALREEYGIVFAVRRCCVDMRRPARFNDALTVTCRLHSLRRASLEFHQGVERDGETLASGEVGIACVEVARQAPAAIPGPVLEALRRHHDHGPVARAAGTK; this is encoded by the coding sequence ATGACGGATTCTGACGCCCCGTTCGAGTGGCCGGTGCGGGTCTATTACGAAGACACTGACGCCGGCGGCGTGGTCTACCACGCGAACTACCTCAAGTTCATGGAGCGCGCGCGAACCGAGTGGTTGCGCGCGCTGGGGTTCGAGCAGGATGCATTGCGCGAGGAATACGGGATCGTTTTTGCGGTGCGCCGCTGCTGTGTGGACATGCGGCGCCCGGCGCGCTTCAACGATGCCCTGACGGTGACCTGCCGGCTGCATTCGCTGCGCCGGGCGAGCCTGGAGTTCCACCAGGGGGTGGAGCGCGACGGGGAGACCCTGGCCAGCGGCGAGGTGGGGATTGCCTGTGTCGAGGTGGCGCGCCAGGCGCCCGCCGCGATCCCCGGCCCGGTGTTGGAGGCCTTGCGTCGACATCATGATCACGGACCGGTAGCGCGCGCGGCCGGAACCAAATAA
- the arsC gene encoding arsenate reductase (glutaredoxin) (This arsenate reductase requires both glutathione and glutaredoxin to convert arsenate to arsenite, after which the efflux transporter formed by ArsA and ArsB can extrude the arsenite from the cell, providing resistance.), translated as MSDAPTLYHNPRCSKSRAALALLREQGVEPEIVEYLKTPPDAATLKSVIEKLGIRPRDLLRTGEAEYRELGLKDAEMDDEALIQTMIQHPKLIERPILVAGGQARIGRPPEQVLEILS; from the coding sequence ATGTCCGATGCCCCTACGCTGTATCACAACCCGCGCTGCAGCAAGTCGCGCGCGGCCCTCGCCCTGCTGCGGGAGCAGGGCGTGGAGCCCGAGATCGTGGAATACCTGAAGACACCACCGGACGCCGCCACCTTGAAGAGCGTGATCGAGAAGCTGGGCATTCGCCCGCGCGACCTGCTGCGCACCGGCGAGGCGGAGTACCGCGAGCTGGGCCTGAAGGACGCCGAGATGGATGACGAGGCGCTGATCCAGACCATGATCCAGCACCCGAAACTGATCGAGCGGCCGATCCTGGTCGCCGGGGGCCAGGCCCGCATCGGACGCCCACCGGAACAGGTCCTGGAGATCCTGTCGTGA
- the ybgF gene encoding tol-pal system protein YbgF, producing MGSWGPLASEAVAQDEVFATQSQIRDLSRRLDRIERTLDSSAMQELLRGAETMNREMRELRGEVETLRHELERLNARQRDQFRNLDERVATFETGAAAPADAAAPADEVIEFDLPEADEQAAYQEAFEQLMAGDYNAAMSGLERFIETYPDSDYSANAWYWLAEAKYASGDFEAALEDFEHLREQYPESDKSGDALLKIGYAHYELGNEDEAREALEAVRADFGGTTLDRLARERLRRLDGQ from the coding sequence ATGGGGTCCTGGGGCCCGCTTGCCAGCGAAGCCGTCGCCCAGGACGAGGTGTTCGCCACCCAGTCGCAGATCCGGGACCTCTCGCGGCGCCTGGACCGCATCGAGCGGACGCTGGATTCCAGCGCCATGCAGGAACTCCTGCGGGGTGCGGAAACCATGAACCGGGAGATGCGCGAGCTGCGGGGCGAAGTGGAGACGCTGCGCCACGAGCTGGAGCGCCTGAACGCCCGGCAGCGCGATCAATTCCGCAACCTGGACGAGCGTGTCGCCACGTTCGAGACCGGCGCGGCCGCGCCTGCGGATGCCGCTGCCCCGGCGGACGAGGTCATCGAGTTCGACCTGCCCGAGGCGGACGAGCAGGCGGCCTACCAGGAGGCCTTCGAGCAGTTGATGGCGGGTGACTACAACGCCGCGATGAGCGGTCTTGAGCGCTTCATCGAGACCTATCCCGACAGCGACTATTCCGCCAATGCCTGGTACTGGCTGGCCGAGGCCAAGTATGCCAGTGGCGACTTCGAGGCGGCCCTGGAGGATTTCGAGCATTTGCGCGAGCAGTACCCGGAGAGCGACAAGTCCGGGGATGCCCTGCTCAAGATCGGCTATGCGCATTACGAGCTGGGCAACGAAGACGAGGCCCGCGAGGCGCTGGAGGCGGTGCGCGCCGATTTCGGCGGCACGACCCTCGACCGCCTGGCGCGCGAGCGGTTGCGGCGGCTCGACGGGCAATGA
- the tolA gene encoding cell envelope integrity protein TolA: protein MFELVRRHPVSFLLVLLLHGVLFAALMFNISLISPTSSQAAVEISVQEDIEVIDAVAVDAEAFDQVEHQREVARQEEVAEQLREEEEQRRAEEEARREEERRQAEEQRRREEEERARQQAIEEAEQARREAEEERQRAQEEAEAERERIRAEREAAERERQEAEEAREREEAERREREEAERQAREEQERREQEEAERRAQEEAERRAEQERELEEQRRREAMEREQERLAEARERREAAERQAQMDREVDEWRAQVQSVVQRRWRQPSDIDSSDRAIVLVRVNETGRIIDFDIESCSGDSRFCDSVRQTMDRLSSLPRPPDASAVRGGVRIRFEPD from the coding sequence GTGTTCGAGCTTGTCCGCCGTCATCCTGTCAGCTTCCTCCTCGTGCTCCTGTTGCACGGGGTGCTGTTTGCGGCGTTGATGTTCAATATCAGCCTGATATCTCCCACCTCCTCGCAGGCTGCGGTGGAGATCTCGGTGCAGGAGGACATTGAGGTGATCGACGCGGTGGCGGTGGATGCCGAGGCGTTCGATCAGGTCGAGCACCAGCGCGAGGTTGCTCGTCAGGAAGAAGTCGCCGAGCAGCTGCGCGAGGAAGAGGAGCAACGGCGTGCCGAAGAAGAGGCCCGCCGCGAGGAGGAGCGGCGACAGGCCGAAGAGCAGCGCCGCCGCGAAGAGGAAGAACGGGCGCGGCAGCAGGCGATCGAGGAAGCCGAGCAGGCCCGCCGCGAGGCCGAAGAGGAGCGCCAGCGCGCACAGGAAGAAGCCGAGGCCGAGCGTGAACGCATCCGTGCCGAGCGCGAGGCGGCGGAGCGTGAGCGACAGGAGGCCGAGGAGGCCCGCGAGCGCGAAGAGGCGGAGCGACGCGAGCGTGAAGAGGCCGAGCGCCAGGCCCGCGAGGAGCAGGAGCGCCGCGAGCAGGAAGAGGCCGAACGTCGCGCTCAGGAAGAGGCCGAGCGTCGGGCCGAGCAGGAGCGCGAGCTGGAGGAGCAGCGCCGCCGCGAGGCGATGGAGCGCGAGCAGGAGCGCCTGGCGGAGGCGCGCGAACGGCGCGAGGCCGCCGAGCGCCAGGCGCAGATGGATCGCGAAGTGGATGAGTGGCGTGCCCAGGTGCAGTCGGTGGTCCAGCGGCGCTGGCGCCAGCCGTCGGATATCGACTCCTCGGACCGTGCCATTGTTCTCGTGCGTGTGAACGAGACCGGGCGTATCATCGACTTCGATATCGAAAGCTGTTCCGGCGACAGCCGGTTCTGCGACTCCGTGCGCCAGACCATGGACCGTCTGAGTTCGCTGCCACGCCCGCCGGATGCGAGTGCGGTGCGTGGCGGGGTGCGGATCCGATTTGAACCGGACTGA
- the tolR gene encoding protein TolR has protein sequence MSEQRRNSRRLRRPMSQINVVPFIDVMLVLLIIFMITAPMLQQGVEVDLPEADAEALDRDEQAAEPLVVTVDASGAMSLNQGPIIDEPLAPQEMTEIVREFLAEHPGTQTFVRGDRNVDYGRVIDAMIALQRAGGGRVGLITEPPRENSD, from the coding sequence ATGTCCGAGCAGCGCCGTAACAGCCGCCGCCTGCGGCGGCCCATGTCCCAGATCAACGTCGTGCCGTTTATCGACGTGATGCTGGTGCTTTTGATCATCTTCATGATCACCGCGCCGATGCTGCAGCAGGGCGTGGAAGTCGACCTGCCGGAGGCGGACGCCGAGGCCCTGGATCGGGACGAACAGGCGGCCGAGCCGCTGGTGGTGACCGTGGATGCCAGCGGGGCCATGAGCCTGAACCAGGGGCCGATCATTGACGAGCCGCTGGCGCCGCAGGAGATGACCGAGATCGTGCGCGAATTCCTGGCGGAGCACCCGGGAACCCAGACTTTTGTGCGTGGCGACCGTAACGTGGACTACGGGCGTGTGATCGACGCCATGATCGCCCTGCAGCGAGCGGGCGGTGGGCGTGTCGGTCTGATTACCGAGCCGCCGCGCGAAAACAGCGACTGA
- the yccX gene encoding acylphosphatase encodes MAKAHDTHARRWHVRGRVQGVFFRASTREQAQALGLTGYARNLPDGRVEVLAVGSPDALDRLETWLREGPRMARVEGLEAQAVPSPEPLPTGFRTD; translated from the coding sequence ATGGCAAAGGCCCATGATACCCACGCCCGCCGCTGGCATGTCAGGGGGCGCGTGCAGGGCGTGTTCTTTCGCGCCTCGACCCGGGAACAGGCGCAGGCGCTCGGACTGACAGGGTATGCGCGCAACCTGCCGGACGGTCGTGTGGAGGTGCTGGCGGTCGGTTCCCCGGATGCCCTGGACCGGCTGGAGACATGGCTCCGGGAAGGCCCGCGCATGGCCCGCGTGGAGGGGCTGGAGGCGCAGGCTGTGCCGTCGCCCGAGCCGCTGCCGACGGGCTTCAGGACTGACTGA
- the queC gene encoding 7-cyano-7-deazaguanine synthase QueC, whose product MSQPEKAVVLLSGGLDSATCLAMARADGLDCHALSIDYGQRHRTELDAARRVAASQGVQDHRVVRVDLTAIGGSALTDDAIAVPTEASEGIPVTYVPARNTVFLSLALGLAETLDARLLYVGANAVDYSGYPDCRPAFIDAFRDLAQVATRAGVEGVRWEVRAPLMHMSKAEIIRAGASLGVDYAQTVSCYQADPDGRACGRCDSCRIRREGFAAAGVPDPTLYRAG is encoded by the coding sequence ATGTCGCAACCGGAAAAGGCGGTGGTCCTGCTTTCGGGCGGGCTGGACTCGGCGACCTGCCTGGCAATGGCGCGGGCCGACGGGCTCGACTGCCATGCCCTGTCGATCGACTACGGCCAGCGCCACCGCACCGAGCTGGACGCGGCGCGGCGCGTGGCTGCCTCCCAGGGCGTGCAGGACCACCGCGTGGTCCGGGTCGATCTGACCGCGATCGGCGGCTCTGCGCTCACCGATGACGCGATCGCAGTGCCCACCGAGGCGAGCGAAGGCATCCCGGTTACCTATGTGCCGGCGCGCAACACGGTGTTTCTTTCCCTGGCGCTGGGGCTGGCCGAGACGCTTGATGCCCGGCTGCTCTATGTCGGTGCGAATGCGGTCGACTACTCCGGGTACCCGGATTGTCGTCCGGCCTTCATCGATGCCTTCCGTGATCTTGCGCAGGTTGCTACCCGTGCGGGGGTGGAGGGCGTACGCTGGGAGGTGCGTGCACCGTTGATGCACATGAGCAAGGCCGAGATCATCCGTGCCGGGGCGTCCCTGGGGGTCGATTACGCCCAGACGGTAAGTTGCTATCAGGCCGACCCGGACGGGCGGGCCTGTGGGCGCTGCGACAGCTGCCGTATCCGTCGCGAAGGTTTTGCGGCCGCTGGTGTCCCCGACCCGACGCTCTACCGGGCAGGCTGA
- a CDS encoding YeeE/YedE family protein, whose product MEFSSFSTAAMMFLGGTFVLAFIMGAVANKTNFCTMGAVSDWVNMGDTGRMRSWLLAIAVAMLGVAALEFFGVLSAEGSFPPYRGENFNWLGHVLGGFLFGIGMTYASGCGNKTLVRVGGGNIKSVMVMIIIGVIAFWLTSRATVFGTGQTLFQLLFGWMDAVSIQMEGGQDLGSIIAGENALGARLVMGLVIGVLLLALIFKAADFRKSFDNILGGLVIGLVVIGAWWLTSNIQIDDGMGGVYSAQEYIQEWDFVADDDDGERPALSGPWANQSFTFINPMGQSVGYVSSGFDRTMLYFGVMALAGVILGSFFWALISRSFRIEWFSSFRDFVNHFIGGILMGVGGILALGCTIGQAVTGISTLALGGFFTFAFIVFGSALTMKIQYYKMVYEDEATFGKALVTSLVDMKLLPGGMRKLEAI is encoded by the coding sequence ATGGAATTCTCCAGCTTTTCAACCGCCGCAATGATGTTCCTGGGCGGCACGTTCGTCCTCGCCTTCATCATGGGTGCGGTCGCGAACAAGACCAACTTCTGCACCATGGGAGCCGTCTCCGACTGGGTGAACATGGGTGACACCGGGCGCATGCGCTCCTGGCTGCTGGCCATTGCCGTGGCGATGCTGGGCGTGGCGGCGCTCGAGTTCTTCGGGGTACTGAGCGCCGAGGGTTCCTTCCCTCCCTACCGCGGCGAGAACTTCAACTGGCTCGGGCACGTGCTGGGTGGCTTCCTGTTCGGCATCGGCATGACCTATGCGTCCGGCTGCGGTAACAAGACGCTGGTGCGCGTCGGCGGCGGCAACATCAAGTCGGTGATGGTGATGATCATCATCGGTGTGATCGCCTTCTGGCTGACCAGTCGCGCCACGGTCTTTGGCACCGGCCAGACGCTGTTCCAGCTGCTGTTTGGCTGGATGGACGCGGTGTCCATCCAGATGGAAGGTGGCCAGGATCTTGGCTCCATCATTGCCGGCGAGAATGCTCTGGGCGCCCGCCTGGTGATGGGCCTGGTGATCGGCGTGCTGCTGCTGGCCCTGATCTTCAAGGCCGCGGACTTCCGCAAGAGCTTCGACAACATCCTGGGTGGTCTGGTGATCGGCCTGGTCGTGATCGGGGCCTGGTGGCTGACCAGCAACATCCAGATCGACGACGGCATGGGTGGTGTGTACAGCGCCCAGGAATACATCCAGGAATGGGATTTCGTCGCCGATGACGACGATGGCGAACGTCCGGCGCTGTCCGGCCCCTGGGCCAACCAGTCGTTTACCTTTATCAACCCGATGGGCCAGAGCGTGGGCTACGTGTCCAGCGGCTTTGACCGTACCATGCTGTACTTCGGCGTGATGGCGCTGGCCGGCGTGATCCTGGGTTCGTTCTTCTGGGCCCTCATCTCGCGCAGCTTCCGTATCGAGTGGTTCTCGTCCTTCCGTGACTTCGTCAACCACTTTATCGGCGGCATCCTGATGGGTGTCGGCGGCATCCTGGCGCTGGGCTGCACCATCGGTCAGGCGGTCACCGGGATTTCCACGCTGGCGCTGGGTGGCTTCTTCACCTTTGCGTTCATCGTGTTCGGCTCCGCGCTGACCATGAAGATCCAGTACTACAAGATGGTCTATGAAGACGAGGCGACCTTCGGCAAGGCCCTGGTGACCTCGCTGGTGGACATGAAGCTGCTGCCGGGTGGCATGCGCAAGCTCGAGGCCATCTGA
- the ruvB gene encoding Holliday junction branch migration DNA helicase RuvB, which produces MESRLVDMQSQSEDPRVEVSLRPKRLDDYTGQPRVVEQLGLFIEAARGRGEALDHTLVAGPPGLGKTTLAHIVANELGVGLRQTSGPVLERAGDLAAILTALEPQDVLFVDEIHRLPTVVEEILYPALEDGQLDIVIGEGPAARSIKVDLPPFTLVGATTRAGLLSAPLRDRFGIVQRLDHYTVTDLAHIVGRAAGLLGVGIEPEGAAEIARRGRGTPRLANRLLRRVRDYAEVRASGVITAEVAAQALDLLAIDASGLDAQDRRLLEVLVEKFDGGPVGVESLATALNEDRGTLEDVVEPFLIQQGYLQRTPRGRQATRRTLAMFGLAGSVEPDLLAPVDSQGGDRR; this is translated from the coding sequence ATGGAATCACGCCTGGTTGATATGCAGAGTCAGTCGGAGGACCCGCGGGTGGAGGTCAGCCTGCGTCCCAAACGGCTGGACGACTACACCGGACAGCCCCGGGTGGTTGAACAACTGGGCCTGTTCATCGAGGCGGCGCGCGGGCGCGGGGAGGCCCTGGACCATACCCTGGTGGCCGGCCCTCCGGGCCTGGGCAAGACGACCCTGGCCCATATCGTGGCGAACGAACTCGGGGTGGGGCTGCGCCAGACCTCGGGTCCGGTTCTGGAGCGCGCCGGCGACCTGGCCGCGATCCTGACCGCGCTGGAGCCCCAGGATGTCCTGTTCGTTGACGAGATCCACCGCCTGCCGACCGTGGTCGAGGAGATCCTGTATCCGGCGCTGGAGGACGGTCAGCTCGACATCGTGATTGGCGAGGGGCCGGCGGCGCGCTCGATCAAGGTGGACTTGCCCCCGTTCACACTAGTGGGCGCGACCACCCGCGCGGGCCTGCTTTCGGCGCCGTTGCGTGACCGGTTTGGCATCGTTCAGCGACTCGATCATTACACTGTCACCGATCTCGCCCATATTGTCGGCCGCGCCGCCGGATTGCTCGGTGTCGGGATCGAGCCTGAAGGGGCGGCGGAGATCGCACGCCGCGGGCGGGGCACGCCGCGCCTGGCCAATCGCCTGTTGCGGCGCGTACGTGACTATGCCGAGGTCCGCGCGTCCGGGGTGATTACCGCCGAGGTTGCGGCCCAGGCGCTGGATTTGCTGGCGATAGATGCCTCGGGCCTGGATGCCCAGGATCGACGCCTGCTCGAGGTGCTGGTCGAGAAATTCGACGGCGGTCCCGTTGGAGTCGAGAGCCTGGCCACGGCGCTGAACGAGGATCGCGGCACCCTGGAGGATGTGGTCGAGCCGTTTCTGATCCAGCAGGGGTATCTGCAGCGAACCCCGCGCGGGCGTCAGGCTACGCGGCGGACGCTGGCGATGTTCGGTCTGGCCGGGTCGGTGGAACCCGACCTGTTGGCGCCGGTCGACAGCCAGGGCGGAGATCGTCGATGA
- the tolB gene encoding Tol-Pal system beta propeller repeat protein TolB, producing the protein MRRLIHWMLPAMLLLWAAQAQAVLEVTVTEGVTGAIPVAVAPFTYEGEGELDEDISQIVAANLARSGLFNVEQDDLPAAPSGPADFLAGPWADAGVEYLVVGNQRRDGDDVLVEFHVFDVLSEERLGGWRIPVPGDMLRRGAHRISDIIYEQITGDPGAFSARIAFVSVERNGDERRFALEVADSDGANPRTLFRSAKPIMSPDWSPDGRELVYVSFENRRSEVYRQNVETGSRERVASFTGINSAPAWSPDGRYLALSLSRDGAPNIYLMELETGEMRQMTQTRSIETEPVWSPDGETLYFTSDRAGAPQIYALPREGGSPRRLTFESGYAAAATVSPDGRYLVYVHGGDGGFQLARLDLNDRRVTRLTEGRDAESPSFAPNGSMIIYAMTDGGRGVLGSVSQDGQVHQRLAAREGEVREPAWSPLN; encoded by the coding sequence ATGCGACGACTGATTCACTGGATGCTGCCGGCCATGCTGCTGCTGTGGGCGGCGCAGGCACAGGCCGTATTGGAAGTCACGGTCACCGAGGGCGTTACCGGGGCGATACCGGTAGCCGTTGCGCCGTTTACCTACGAGGGCGAGGGGGAACTCGACGAGGACATTTCCCAGATTGTCGCGGCCAATCTGGCCCGTAGTGGGCTGTTCAATGTCGAACAGGACGATCTGCCCGCGGCCCCGTCCGGACCGGCCGACTTTCTTGCCGGGCCCTGGGCCGACGCCGGGGTCGAGTATCTGGTCGTGGGCAATCAGCGCCGTGATGGCGATGACGTCCTCGTGGAGTTTCACGTATTTGATGTGCTGTCCGAGGAACGCCTGGGTGGATGGCGCATTCCGGTGCCTGGCGACATGCTCCGGCGCGGGGCGCATCGCATCTCGGACATCATCTACGAACAGATTACCGGTGACCCGGGGGCATTCAGTGCGCGTATCGCGTTCGTGAGTGTGGAGCGTAACGGCGACGAGCGGCGCTTTGCCCTTGAGGTCGCCGATTCCGACGGGGCCAATCCGCGCACCCTGTTTCGTTCCGCGAAGCCGATCATGTCGCCGGACTGGTCGCCGGACGGGCGCGAATTGGTGTACGTCTCGTTCGAGAATCGCCGTTCCGAGGTCTATCGCCAGAATGTCGAGACCGGCAGCCGCGAACGGGTGGCCAGCTTTACCGGCATTAACAGTGCGCCTGCCTGGTCGCCCGATGGCCGTTATCTCGCACTGAGCCTGTCACGCGACGGTGCGCCGAACATCTACCTGATGGAACTGGAGACAGGCGAGATGCGCCAGATGACCCAGACCCGCTCGATCGAAACCGAGCCGGTCTGGTCGCCCGATGGCGAGACCCTTTATTTCACCTCCGACCGTGCGGGTGCACCGCAGATCTATGCGCTGCCGCGGGAGGGGGGCAGCCCCCGGCGTCTGACCTTCGAGAGCGGCTATGCGGCCGCCGCGACGGTTTCTCCGGATGGGCGCTATCTGGTCTATGTGCACGGTGGTGATGGCGGATTCCAGCTGGCCCGTCTCGATTTGAACGACCGCCGTGTGACCCGCCTCACGGAAGGGCGGGACGCGGAATCGCCAAGCTTTGCCCCGAATGGCAGCATGATTATCTATGCGATGACGGACGGCGGGCGTGGCGTGCTGGGCTCGGTGAGTCAGGATGGACAGGTCCATCAGCGTCTCGCTGCCAGGGAGGGCGAGGTCCGTGAACCGGCCTGGTCACCCTTGAATTGA
- the pal gene encoding peptidoglycan-associated lipoprotein Pal, producing the protein MSTIFRWFFVAMVIGALSACATPTRDAEDAEREAERAAAEEAERERAEREAREAEARALGRDRQFDADALDDPDSPLAERLVYFEFDRDEVQSQYMDMLEAHAAYLSQNSGARLRLEGHTDERGTREYNLGLGERRAQSVRRILTLNGASDDQIEVISYGEEMPVAFEQNEEAWAKNRRVELVYESRR; encoded by the coding sequence ATGAGCACGATCTTTCGCTGGTTTTTTGTGGCCATGGTGATTGGGGCGCTGTCGGCGTGTGCGACGCCGACGCGTGATGCCGAGGATGCCGAACGCGAGGCCGAACGGGCCGCGGCCGAGGAGGCCGAACGCGAGCGCGCCGAGCGCGAGGCCCGTGAGGCCGAGGCCCGTGCGCTGGGTCGTGATCGGCAGTTCGATGCCGACGCACTGGACGACCCGGACAGCCCGCTCGCCGAGCGCCTGGTCTATTTCGAATTCGACCGTGACGAGGTGCAGTCGCAGTACATGGATATGCTCGAGGCGCATGCGGCCTATCTGTCGCAGAACTCCGGGGCCCGCCTGCGGCTGGAGGGCCATACCGACGAGCGGGGTACTCGCGAGTATAACCTGGGGCTGGGCGAGCGCCGCGCACAGTCGGTGCGCCGTATCCTGACCCTGAACGGGGCCTCGGATGACCAGATCGAGGTCATCAGTTATGGTGAAGAAATGCCGGTCGCCTTTGAGCAGAACGAGGAGGCCTGGGCCAAGAATCGCCGGGTCGAGCTGGTCTACGAATCCCGGCGCTAG
- the tolQ gene encoding protein TolQ, translated as MYQLVMEATLVVQLVMVILVLASVLSWLAIIVKARSLNAAHRACDDFEERFWSGADLSHLYEGVRRKQEMTGMEHVFSSGFKEFLRARQHGIPAGEPAQRAMRVAIAREIDEMERYLQFLATVGSTSPYIGLFGTVWGIMHAFLGLSGVQQATLAMVAPGIAEALIATALGLFAAIPAVIAYNRFAGDVDRVAVRLENFNDEFVALLNRQVHAKSTDTASEATA; from the coding sequence ATGTACCAGCTGGTGATGGAGGCGACCCTGGTGGTCCAGCTGGTGATGGTGATTCTGGTGCTCGCCTCCGTACTCTCCTGGCTGGCGATTATCGTCAAGGCCAGATCCCTGAACGCGGCGCACCGCGCCTGCGATGATTTCGAGGAGCGCTTCTGGTCGGGGGCCGATCTGTCTCACCTCTACGAAGGGGTGCGGCGCAAGCAGGAAATGACGGGCATGGAGCACGTCTTCTCCTCTGGGTTCAAGGAATTTCTGCGTGCGCGCCAGCATGGCATCCCGGCCGGTGAGCCCGCCCAGCGCGCCATGCGTGTGGCGATCGCACGCGAGATTGACGAGATGGAGCGTTATCTGCAGTTCCTCGCCACGGTGGGGTCGACCAGCCCGTATATCGGCCTGTTCGGCACGGTCTGGGGCATCATGCATGCCTTCCTGGGGCTTTCCGGGGTGCAGCAGGCGACCCTTGCGATGGTGGCACCCGGCATTGCGGAGGCACTGATTGCCACGGCGCTGGGCCTGTTCGCTGCGATCCCGGCCGTGATCGCCTACAACCGCTTTGCGGGGGATGTCGACCGCGTGGCCGTGCGCCTGGAGAACTTCAATGACGAGTTCGTGGCCCTGCTCAACCGACAGGTGCACGCGAAGTCCACGGATACGGCCTCCGAGGCCACGGCCTGA